One genomic window of Candidatus Nitrospira inopinata includes the following:
- a CDS encoding flagellar basal body P-ring protein FlgI produces the protein MRTVLWLALIGSLTWPVSAHAVRIKDIGAIEGVRDNQLIGYGLVVGLDRTGDQVIGGQFTIQAMMSMLNKMGVNLVIDPIQLLTRNIASVMVTAKLPPFSKPGMTLDAVVSSMANAKSLQGGTLLLTPLKAANQQVYAVAQGPVSIGGFLGGTGGAGGATVAKNHQVAGIVPGGAIIEKEVLVDIDSWETVSVLLRQPDFTTATRVADAIGGAFGKGSAVAVNAGQVKAAIPPEFHGRVVEYIASIEGLDVSVDAVAKVVVNERTGTVVLGEHVRISTCAISHGNLTISVKNTLNVSQPPAPMIGSTGGQTVVTPDVQTEVKEQESRLMVVDETVTLGDVVRALNAVGVTPRDLVAILSALQSAGSLQARLEIM, from the coding sequence CTGCGCACAGTCCTCTGGCTGGCGCTGATCGGTTCGCTCACCTGGCCCGTCTCGGCCCATGCGGTGCGGATCAAAGACATCGGCGCCATCGAGGGCGTCCGGGACAACCAATTGATCGGCTACGGTCTGGTGGTGGGGTTGGACCGCACCGGAGATCAGGTGATCGGCGGACAGTTCACTATCCAGGCGATGATGTCCATGTTGAACAAAATGGGCGTCAACTTGGTCATCGATCCGATTCAACTGCTGACGAGGAACATCGCCTCGGTGATGGTGACCGCGAAACTGCCGCCGTTTTCGAAGCCCGGCATGACGCTCGACGCCGTCGTGTCCTCCATGGCGAACGCGAAAAGCCTGCAGGGCGGCACCCTGTTGCTCACTCCGTTGAAAGCGGCCAATCAACAGGTCTATGCCGTGGCGCAAGGACCGGTGTCGATCGGAGGATTTCTCGGCGGGACCGGCGGCGCCGGAGGAGCGACGGTGGCCAAAAACCATCAAGTCGCCGGCATCGTCCCCGGCGGCGCCATCATCGAAAAGGAAGTGCTCGTCGATATCGACTCGTGGGAGACCGTGTCCGTGTTGCTTCGACAGCCGGATTTCACCACGGCGACCCGCGTGGCCGACGCCATCGGCGGCGCGTTCGGCAAGGGAAGCGCCGTGGCCGTCAACGCCGGGCAGGTGAAAGCCGCGATTCCGCCGGAGTTCCACGGGCGCGTCGTGGAATACATCGCCTCCATCGAGGGATTGGACGTTTCCGTCGACGCCGTGGCGAAAGTGGTCGTCAATGAACGGACCGGGACGGTGGTGCTCGGCGAGCACGTCCGGATTTCGACCTGCGCCATTTCGCACGGGAACCTGACGATTTCCGTCAAGAACACGTTGAACGTGTCTCAGCCGCCCGCGCCGATGATCGGCTCCACCGGCGGACAAACGGTCGTCACGCCGGACGTCCAAACCGAAGTGAAGGAACAGGAGTCTCGGCTGATGGTCGTGGATGAGACGGTGACGCTCGGAGACGTGGTCCGCGCGCTCAACGCGGTGGGGGTCACTCCGCGCGATCTGGTGGCTATTTTGTCGGCCTTGCAATCGGCCGGATCGCTGCAGGCGAGACTGGAGATCATGTAG
- the flgM gene encoding flagellar biosynthesis anti-sigma factor FlgM: MHISGNGKADHLARLLLGVQDLDGSASKSQPVSREVAGDQVHISERAKELQRMLALTDQPDPARMERINRIKQEIDNGTYDVSGRTVGDALIRHVLTDAVV, encoded by the coding sequence ATGCATATATCAGGAAACGGGAAAGCGGATCATCTGGCCAGGCTGCTGCTGGGCGTGCAGGACCTCGACGGCTCCGCCTCCAAGTCGCAACCTGTCTCCAGGGAGGTCGCCGGAGATCAGGTCCATATCTCCGAGCGGGCCAAGGAATTGCAGCGCATGCTGGCCTTGACCGATCAGCCCGATCCCGCTCGAATGGAACGCATCAATCGAATCAAGCAGGAAATCGACAACGGGACCTATGACGTGAGCGGCCGGACGGTGGGCGACGCGTTGATCCGGCACGTCCTCACCGATGCCGTCGTCTAA
- a CDS encoding flagellar protein FlgN, giving the protein MSSHTPTPADLSRLLDQGEAACRALLKTLEDERQAVRSLAIEKLHSINGERLTLLESLQRLAREADESLRDLVARRGFPRPTSWQAVLDRLAPEEAGELRARHRSLVEAAESVREGLRRNGDLVDAIRTMIDQALSAGSAAVQERQGYGSDGRRASVAANGFLYQQG; this is encoded by the coding sequence ATGTCGTCTCATACGCCGACGCCGGCCGACCTCTCTCGGCTTCTCGATCAAGGGGAAGCCGCCTGCCGGGCTCTGCTGAAAACCCTTGAAGACGAACGTCAGGCCGTCAGGAGCCTTGCGATCGAGAAATTGCACTCGATTAACGGCGAACGGCTGACTCTGTTGGAGTCTCTTCAACGGCTCGCCCGAGAGGCGGACGAGTCGCTGCGGGACCTCGTCGCGAGGCGCGGATTCCCCAGGCCGACGTCCTGGCAGGCTGTGCTGGATCGGTTGGCGCCGGAGGAGGCGGGAGAGCTTCGCGCGCGGCACCGCTCTCTGGTCGAAGCCGCGGAATCGGTCCGCGAGGGGCTGAGAAGAAACGGAGATCTCGTCGATGCGATTCGAACGATGATCGATCAGGCGCTGTCGGCCGGAAGCGCCGCCGTCCAGGAACGGCAGGGATATGGGAGCGACGGGAGACGGGCGTCTGTGGCGGCCAATGGGTTTTTGTATCAACAAGGGTGA
- the flgK gene encoding flagellar hook-associated protein FlgK, whose product MTGGIGSLFEIAKSALATSQLALTVTGHNVSNVNTPGYSRQTAVLSERDPVNGRPGMVGTGVYAASIRRSVDRFVEAQVTLSRQTMGRLSIAKDMLSRLENIFGDGVSHGVAGGLTEFFRAIQDVSTNPGELAARSALLAKAAQLASNLNQAASDLAEARQSINFQVRQTVVEINGLSRRIAELNGKIVNAELMGQNANDLRDQRQRAVNELAEKIDLTTLEHATGAISVYVARGQVLVDGEAVRELTAVEEPGSEGLLSVGYAMGGTRALSINDLISNGRLRGLLDLRDVTIVDLQRTFDQLAATLANAVNQIHRRGFGLNGTTGLDMFSNPTVSTAAAVANQGTALAQAGTVTAHGLLTFHDYEIRFSSPTAYSIIDRTTGLSVRGNYSGTSISAPSTDEPLSIVTGGNDTLTVTVDGVASGTITLTGAASPGRSYMSGAELATEIQTQINADAALQAAGKTVAVTFDTTTNRLVLTSNSTDSSSSVDVTGGTARSSLGLLSGLSTAASGTYTDPQTLNFDGISVTVTGTPAVGDTLSVNSYEHAARTISAVLTDPASVAASSLRNGVPGNNANMLALAGLQYLPFEHLGPGTLQDAYRRLAADFGVTVNSTDRDHQAQEILRDQIDAMRAQVSGVSLDEELVALIKFQRGFEAASRLIRVSDEMFQTILSLK is encoded by the coding sequence ATGACCGGCGGGATCGGTTCTTTATTTGAGATAGCCAAAAGCGCGCTGGCGACGTCCCAACTAGCGTTGACGGTGACCGGACACAATGTGTCCAACGTCAATACACCGGGTTATTCGAGGCAGACGGCCGTCTTGTCCGAGCGCGATCCGGTCAACGGTCGGCCCGGCATGGTGGGCACCGGCGTGTACGCCGCTTCCATCCGCCGTTCCGTCGATCGCTTCGTCGAGGCGCAGGTGACGCTGTCGCGCCAGACTATGGGGCGGCTGTCGATCGCCAAGGACATGTTGTCCCGCCTTGAGAACATATTCGGCGACGGCGTCAGTCACGGCGTCGCGGGAGGCTTGACGGAATTCTTTCGGGCGATTCAGGACGTGTCCACCAATCCGGGAGAACTGGCGGCGCGATCGGCCTTGCTCGCCAAAGCCGCGCAGCTCGCATCGAACCTCAATCAGGCCGCGTCGGACCTTGCCGAGGCCCGGCAGTCGATCAATTTTCAGGTCAGGCAAACCGTCGTGGAGATCAACGGACTGTCCCGCCGAATCGCCGAGTTGAACGGCAAGATCGTGAACGCCGAGCTCATGGGGCAAAACGCCAACGATTTGCGGGATCAGCGGCAACGGGCCGTCAACGAATTGGCCGAGAAAATCGATCTCACGACATTGGAACACGCCACGGGAGCGATATCGGTGTACGTCGCCCGCGGTCAGGTGTTGGTGGACGGCGAGGCCGTGCGGGAATTGACCGCCGTCGAAGAGCCTGGAAGCGAGGGACTCCTGTCCGTCGGCTATGCCATGGGGGGGACCAGGGCGCTGAGCATCAACGATCTGATCTCCAACGGCCGGTTGCGGGGCCTGCTGGATCTTCGCGACGTCACGATCGTCGACTTGCAGCGGACGTTCGATCAACTCGCCGCGACGCTGGCGAACGCCGTCAACCAAATCCATCGTCGCGGGTTCGGGCTGAACGGAACCACGGGGTTGGATATGTTCAGCAATCCGACCGTTTCGACCGCGGCGGCCGTCGCCAATCAGGGAACCGCCTTGGCTCAGGCCGGGACGGTGACGGCGCACGGTCTCTTGACGTTTCATGATTACGAGATTCGGTTTTCGTCGCCCACGGCCTATTCGATCATCGATCGGACGACGGGATTGTCGGTTCGCGGAAATTATTCGGGAACGTCCATCTCGGCTCCCTCGACGGATGAACCGCTCTCGATCGTGACGGGCGGCAACGACACCTTGACGGTGACGGTCGACGGCGTCGCATCCGGAACCATCACGCTGACCGGCGCCGCCTCGCCGGGTCGTTCCTATATGTCCGGCGCCGAGTTGGCGACGGAGATCCAAACGCAAATCAACGCCGACGCGGCGCTGCAGGCGGCGGGAAAAACCGTGGCTGTGACGTTCGACACGACCACCAATCGCCTGGTCCTGACTTCAAATTCGACCGACTCGTCTTCTTCGGTCGACGTCACCGGCGGCACCGCCCGCTCGTCGCTCGGCCTTCTCTCCGGCCTGAGTACGGCGGCGTCGGGGACCTATACCGATCCCCAAACCCTCAATTTCGACGGCATCAGCGTGACGGTGACGGGAACGCCGGCGGTCGGCGACACGTTGTCCGTCAATTCATACGAACACGCGGCGCGGACAATCTCGGCGGTATTGACCGATCCGGCGTCGGTGGCCGCCTCGTCGCTTCGCAACGGGGTGCCCGGCAACAACGCCAACATGCTGGCGCTGGCCGGATTGCAATATCTGCCGTTCGAGCATCTCGGGCCAGGAACGTTGCAAGACGCCTATCGTCGGCTCGCGGCGGACTTCGGGGTCACGGTCAATTCGACCGATCGGGACCATCAGGCGCAAGAAATCCTGCGGGATCAAATCGACGCCATGCGCGCTCAGGTGTCCGGCGTGTCGTTAGACGAAGAGCTCGTCGCGTTGATCAAGTTTCAGCGGGGGTTCGAGGCCGCGTCGCGTTTGATTCGCGTGTCCGACGAGATGTTTCAGACCATCTTGTCCCTCAAATAG
- a CDS encoding flagellin N-terminal helical domain-containing protein, translating to MRVTESHVFGVLANNLQRSRARLLDLQQQVSTGKAVRRPSDDPSAFHQVLHHRVSLVGLDQHLRNISFGKTRLDLSDQVLQGVSGTLPRLQQLAVQFRSDTNGPAERVIGASEVRQLFAQLQQLANTDLNGHPIFTGTSTHGRATGLPIAEPVSLVNGSNDTLLVEVDGVLSGTIDLTSGTESLTGGELASRLQNRINADATLAGAGKRVTVTFEGGRLMIASDSHGLASRVSVVGGSSRTGLGFNGGSTTTGEVPFALTATVSPGSGNTGGAMASQGHVADPNAVTMDDYVIRFTSTSTYDVLNVTVPVGTAASSANTGHARVLDAGIIDPQSLTLHEYRIQFTSSTQYSIIDVTAGTTVSSGNVFVSGAPIEFDGLRVIMATGELGGPQAGDSFSVNVTPRTVAANQTYLSGQPITVNGISLRLADESGAPAVGDLFAIVTGMQYQGDDGLQSIEVGPGQTLPTNVPGHRIFSSDTVDLFASVKRLVSALRGNDRAGIAEALGGLNQSISHVGSMLGEIGALSNRMAVGADQLDEAKSFYSELLSRTEDVDLAKAISDLMLQQYAIEAASRTLTQVFDSSLLRYLR from the coding sequence ATGCGCGTCACGGAATCCCACGTCTTCGGCGTGCTCGCCAACAATCTGCAACGGTCGCGCGCCCGGTTGCTCGATCTGCAACAGCAGGTTTCCACCGGAAAAGCGGTGCGCCGGCCCTCCGATGATCCGAGCGCCTTTCACCAGGTGTTACATCATAGGGTGTCCCTTGTCGGTCTTGATCAACATTTACGGAATATCAGCTTCGGGAAAACGCGGCTGGATCTTTCCGATCAGGTCTTACAGGGGGTGTCGGGGACGCTGCCGCGTCTTCAGCAACTCGCCGTGCAGTTTCGCAGCGACACGAACGGGCCGGCCGAACGGGTCATCGGAGCTTCCGAAGTCCGCCAACTGTTCGCGCAATTGCAGCAGTTGGCCAATACCGATCTGAACGGCCATCCCATTTTCACCGGTACCAGCACGCATGGACGGGCGACCGGTTTGCCCATTGCCGAGCCGGTTTCTCTGGTCAACGGGAGTAACGACACGTTGCTTGTGGAGGTCGATGGGGTCCTATCCGGAACCATCGATCTGACGTCGGGAACCGAGTCGTTGACGGGCGGCGAACTGGCGAGCCGGTTGCAAAATCGAATCAACGCCGATGCCACGTTGGCCGGCGCAGGCAAGCGCGTGACGGTCACGTTCGAGGGGGGGCGATTGATGATCGCGTCTGATTCCCACGGCCTTGCTTCGCGCGTCTCGGTCGTGGGAGGTTCGAGCCGGACCGGTCTCGGCTTCAACGGAGGAAGCACGACGACGGGAGAAGTTCCCTTCGCGTTGACCGCGACCGTCAGCCCGGGATCGGGCAACACGGGCGGGGCGATGGCGAGCCAAGGCCATGTGGCGGATCCCAACGCCGTGACGATGGATGATTATGTTATTCGCTTCACCTCGACGTCGACCTATGACGTCTTGAACGTCACCGTGCCCGTTGGTACAGCCGCAAGTTCGGCCAACACGGGGCACGCGAGGGTTCTCGACGCCGGCATCATTGATCCGCAATCGCTGACGTTGCACGAGTATCGCATTCAATTCACGTCGTCCACGCAATATTCCATCATCGATGTGACGGCGGGAACGACGGTCTCGTCCGGCAACGTCTTTGTCTCCGGCGCGCCGATCGAGTTCGACGGCCTGCGGGTGATCATGGCGACCGGAGAGCTGGGCGGACCGCAGGCCGGAGACTCGTTTTCCGTCAACGTGACGCCGCGAACGGTGGCGGCCAATCAAACGTATCTCTCGGGACAACCCATTACCGTGAACGGAATCAGCCTGCGGTTGGCTGACGAGTCGGGAGCGCCCGCAGTCGGCGATCTGTTCGCGATCGTGACCGGCATGCAATACCAGGGAGACGACGGCCTCCAGTCAATCGAAGTGGGCCCCGGTCAAACGCTCCCGACTAATGTGCCCGGGCATCGAATTTTCTCATCGGACACGGTCGATCTCTTTGCGTCCGTCAAGCGGTTGGTGAGCGCGTTGCGAGGCAATGACCGCGCCGGCATCGCCGAGGCGCTGGGGGGATTGAACCAAAGCATTTCCCACGTGGGGAGCATGCTGGGTGAGATCGGCGCCCTGTCGAACCGCATGGCGGTCGGCGCGGATCAGTTGGACGAGGCCAAGTCCTTCTACAGCGAGCTTCTTTCTCGGACCGAAGACGTCGATTTGGCGAAGGCCATATCGGATTTGATGTTGCAACAGTACGCCATCGAAGCTGCCAGTCGAACATTGACCCAAGTGTTCGACAGTTCATTGCTCCGATACTTGAGATAA
- the csrA gene encoding carbon storage regulator CsrA, giving the protein MLVLSRRRGEGVTIGPDIKVIVLGIKDGQVRLGIEAPHHIEVHRDEVYARILRENRSAAQTGVIPIDAFRRLCEREPGSRGDGTSRP; this is encoded by the coding sequence ATGCTGGTTCTGAGTCGTCGGCGCGGAGAGGGCGTGACCATCGGGCCCGACATCAAGGTGATCGTGCTGGGCATCAAGGACGGGCAGGTTCGGTTGGGCATCGAGGCGCCACACCATATCGAGGTGCACCGTGACGAAGTCTATGCCAGAATTCTTCGGGAGAATCGGTCGGCGGCGCAAACCGGTGTGATTCCGATCGATGCCTTTCGGCGCCTATGTGAGAGGGAGCCGGGTTCACGGGGAGACGGGACGAGCAGGCCATGA
- the fliW gene encoding flagellar assembly protein FliW, giving the protein MKYSSSRFGVLEIDEQRVLTFPSGVLGFPESRRYVMLDHDTEAPFKWLQSLDEPALAFVIMDPDLFLGEDYRVDVTEDALAEIQGKSGEALSIAVILTIPSDDPGRVTANLRGPLLMNPRTKLCKQLVLPDDYPTRHPLFPPSASGVAETVKPAACQSCP; this is encoded by the coding sequence ATGAAGTATTCTTCCAGCCGTTTCGGGGTGCTTGAGATCGATGAACAGCGCGTGCTGACGTTCCCGTCCGGCGTGCTTGGATTTCCGGAAAGCAGGCGATACGTCATGCTCGATCACGACACGGAAGCTCCGTTCAAATGGCTTCAGTCTCTCGATGAGCCGGCGCTGGCTTTTGTCATCATGGACCCCGATCTGTTTCTGGGAGAAGACTACCGAGTGGATGTCACTGAGGACGCGTTGGCGGAGATCCAAGGAAAGAGCGGAGAGGCGTTGTCCATCGCGGTCATTTTGACGATCCCGTCGGACGATCCGGGACGCGTGACGGCCAATTTGAGAGGCCCGTTGCTGATGAATCCCCGCACGAAGCTCTGTAAGCAACTGGTTTTGCCCGATGACTATCCCACGCGCCATCCGCTTTTCCCTCCGTCGGCATCGGGCGTCGCCGAGACGGTCAAGCCGGCCGCCTGCCAATCCTGCCCCTGA
- a CDS encoding AsmA family protein, whose translation MFSLRVAVLIVLVLCVSILAFLTFSKHLTGEDYLKGFVLEQIEANLGRKIHVEDVTFALFPRARVELAGVTVHDPGSDQVLLTAKRVDLVVRMFPLLRKQIVGKRLLIEEPVLTLRRDEAGRWNVADGFTEQAEVDRRTMEAMLRMFSVQEASLANGTVTVIDAARSDGVRSIKVERVGATLLVHPEQRAAEVRLSIAQSEERGGAAVSLNGSIRLSETRVPLADAGETTPIAPFQFDGRLDAAAIGIRDIADFLGPRPVPEQLQGTVALRGAVQVMPGVVGYDVLLSEMSVLLNDTTLTGKANVSGLMTAQPAFSVTFSSSPVSLSQLMQTVPSAWIDPRLPAVLQERRVDGRVQVMNATLTGTATEGMRPSIAGEFHVQDAQGMIGQDRVLAKNVVCRVFVEPGRVRASDITGLYGAMELADGKAMLSFLEAGPWLELEVVGRTSASHLLDVLETTVKAESLTRVLADVRDAEGVVEPTFRLAGSPVQPDGVRLTGGEILVRAVSFAHPALPERLTGVQGRFALAGGAVRLEQISGHLGETLIEVQGTVTGGESSLLQDFSIRASGPAADMPRAVGWRASPGSMEGRLVATATLTGAASAPHLRGVVVFDQSKVAVPGLGEKPIGAPATIEFEGDVTKSGDLSVSRLELIVPPVQVPAKGRMVFGDPFSVDMSLTTGTVSLSRLPEWISKGGLEAGSAEIALDVKGKGTDWSAWRVTGWVALTNGLATVGGVGGDGRLQDLYARVKLVRNGAEIKRLSFTLLDSDVAIEAAVKNWASKPVIVGKIESNRMDLGLLVPKGDRSVVREFLENLAATSQVTMSASIARGHYERVRVTALSARVNIQDGVVDVDRISGASNAGQIAGRLVAQLPRGAPAEVEASFRAMGLPVDDVLSLTDAKDTHGMTGDMRVSGSLRGHGRNPHGVYPSLDGKVEVLLQNGRIFKSNERVIWKIISLLNLPAVLQGKVDLEKEGLPYNTITGSVTVKNGVFETGDLIIDSPILKITAAGQYDLPTDRLDLATAVSPFGSYSQFLKAIPLFGRIFAGERKGLATAIFAVKGSIHSPEVTYLPVKSFASGLSGLAQLAVDVLVNSLTVPLDLIAPDQPNQEEPQPNLERESAPARS comes from the coding sequence GTGTTCTCTCTGCGCGTTGCGGTGCTGATCGTTCTTGTCCTGTGCGTTTCAATCCTCGCTTTTCTGACGTTTTCCAAACATCTGACAGGCGAAGATTATCTCAAGGGATTCGTTCTGGAACAGATCGAGGCGAATCTTGGGAGAAAAATCCACGTCGAAGACGTGACGTTCGCGCTCTTTCCCCGCGCGCGAGTCGAATTGGCCGGGGTCACCGTTCACGATCCCGGCTCGGATCAGGTTCTGTTGACGGCGAAACGGGTCGATCTCGTCGTGCGGATGTTCCCTCTTCTCCGCAAGCAAATCGTCGGGAAGCGGCTGTTGATCGAGGAGCCCGTGCTCACACTCAGGCGGGATGAAGCGGGCCGTTGGAACGTCGCCGACGGCTTCACCGAGCAGGCGGAAGTCGATCGGAGGACAATGGAAGCCATGCTTCGGATGTTCAGCGTTCAAGAGGCGTCGCTGGCCAATGGAACCGTCACGGTCATCGACGCGGCCAGGAGCGACGGCGTTCGTTCCATCAAGGTGGAACGTGTGGGGGCGACGCTTCTCGTGCATCCGGAGCAAAGAGCGGCGGAGGTGCGGCTCTCCATTGCTCAGTCCGAAGAGCGGGGGGGAGCGGCCGTATCGCTCAACGGATCGATACGGCTGTCGGAAACGCGCGTCCCGCTCGCAGATGCGGGCGAGACGACGCCAATCGCGCCGTTTCAATTCGACGGCCGCTTGGATGCCGCCGCCATCGGGATTCGGGACATCGCCGATTTTCTGGGGCCCCGGCCCGTCCCGGAGCAATTGCAGGGAACGGTGGCGTTGCGCGGCGCCGTCCAAGTGATGCCGGGCGTCGTCGGGTACGACGTCTTGTTGTCCGAGATGTCGGTTCTGCTGAACGATACGACGCTGACCGGCAAAGCGAACGTGTCGGGTCTCATGACGGCGCAGCCGGCGTTCTCGGTGACGTTCAGCAGCTCGCCGGTTTCATTGTCCCAGTTGATGCAGACCGTTCCATCCGCGTGGATCGATCCGCGTCTTCCCGCCGTGTTGCAGGAACGGCGCGTCGACGGCAGGGTGCAAGTGATGAACGCCACGTTGACCGGGACGGCCACGGAGGGCATGCGTCCGTCGATCGCCGGGGAGTTTCATGTGCAGGACGCGCAGGGAATGATTGGCCAAGACCGAGTGTTGGCGAAAAACGTCGTCTGCCGCGTGTTTGTGGAACCCGGGCGAGTCCGGGCATCCGACATCACCGGCCTGTATGGGGCGATGGAACTGGCGGATGGAAAGGCGATGCTCTCGTTTCTGGAAGCCGGGCCGTGGCTTGAGCTGGAGGTTGTAGGAAGGACGAGCGCGTCTCATTTGCTGGACGTTCTCGAGACAACGGTGAAAGCCGAGTCATTGACGCGCGTTCTGGCCGACGTTCGGGACGCGGAAGGCGTGGTGGAGCCCACGTTTCGCCTGGCCGGCTCGCCGGTTCAGCCGGACGGCGTCAGGCTCACCGGCGGGGAGATCCTTGTCCGAGCCGTCAGCTTCGCTCATCCGGCGTTGCCGGAACGGCTGACGGGTGTGCAAGGCCGGTTCGCGTTGGCTGGCGGAGCCGTGCGGTTGGAGCAGATCAGCGGGCATCTCGGCGAGACGCTCATCGAGGTTCAGGGGACGGTGACGGGCGGAGAATCGAGTCTGCTACAGGATTTTTCGATCCGGGCCAGCGGACCCGCCGCGGACATGCCCCGCGCGGTGGGGTGGAGGGCTTCCCCCGGCTCGATGGAAGGGCGTCTGGTTGCGACGGCGACGCTCACGGGAGCCGCTTCGGCGCCGCATCTTCGCGGCGTCGTGGTGTTTGACCAATCGAAGGTCGCCGTTCCGGGTTTGGGAGAAAAACCGATCGGCGCGCCGGCGACCATCGAATTCGAAGGCGACGTGACGAAATCCGGCGATCTTTCCGTAAGCCGCTTGGAATTGATCGTGCCGCCCGTTCAGGTGCCGGCCAAGGGGCGCATGGTGTTCGGAGATCCCTTCAGCGTAGATATGTCGCTCACGACCGGAACGGTGTCGTTGTCCCGCTTGCCCGAGTGGATCTCAAAAGGAGGGCTGGAGGCCGGCAGCGCGGAGATTGCGCTCGACGTCAAAGGCAAGGGAACGGACTGGAGCGCATGGCGGGTGACCGGATGGGTCGCGCTGACCAACGGCCTGGCGACGGTGGGGGGCGTCGGAGGAGACGGTCGGCTTCAGGATCTCTACGCGCGGGTCAAGTTGGTGCGCAACGGGGCCGAGATCAAACGGTTGTCGTTCACCCTCCTTGACAGCGACGTCGCCATTGAGGCAGCCGTCAAGAACTGGGCTTCAAAACCCGTGATCGTCGGGAAAATCGAATCGAACCGGATGGATCTCGGCCTGTTGGTCCCCAAAGGGGATCGATCGGTCGTCCGGGAATTTTTGGAAAATTTGGCTGCGACCTCGCAGGTGACGATGTCCGCGTCGATCGCTCGGGGCCATTATGAGCGGGTACGGGTCACCGCGCTTTCCGCGCGCGTGAACATTCAGGACGGCGTCGTCGATGTGGACCGGATTTCCGGCGCGTCGAACGCCGGTCAAATCGCCGGCCGTCTTGTGGCGCAGCTTCCTCGCGGGGCTCCGGCCGAAGTGGAGGCGTCGTTTCGCGCCATGGGTCTGCCGGTTGATGACGTTTTGAGTTTGACCGACGCCAAGGATACTCACGGTATGACCGGCGACATGCGCGTGAGCGGCTCGCTCAGGGGGCATGGGCGCAATCCGCACGGCGTGTATCCGTCGCTCGATGGAAAAGTCGAGGTGCTGCTTCAAAACGGGCGTATTTTTAAATCGAACGAACGGGTGATCTGGAAGATCATCAGCCTCTTGAATCTTCCGGCGGTGCTCCAAGGCAAGGTCGATCTGGAGAAGGAGGGATTGCCCTACAACACGATTACCGGGAGCGTGACCGTCAAGAACGGCGTCTTCGAGACGGGCGATCTGATCATCGACAGCCCGATCCTGAAGATTACGGCTGCGGGGCAATATGATTTGCCGACCGATCGCCTGGATCTGGCGACCGCCGTGAGTCCGTTCGGCTCGTATTCGCAGTTCTTGAAGGCGATTCCCCTGTTCGGACGGATCTTCGCCGGAGAGCGAAAGGGGTTGGCCACCGCGATCTTTGCCGTCAAGGGATCCATCCACAGTCCGGAGGTGACCTATCTTCCGGTCAAATCCTTCGCATCGGGTCTGTCGGGCTTGGCCCAACTCGCGGTCGACGTCCTTGTCAATTCCCTGACCGTTCCGCTCGACCTCATCGCGCCGGATCAACCGAATCAAGAGGAGCCGCAACCGAACCTTGAACGTGAGTCCGCTCCGGCGCGTTCCTGA